A region of Desulfolithobacter dissulfuricans DNA encodes the following proteins:
- the fusA gene encoding elongation factor G: protein MKIKDLSKVRNIGISAHIDSGKTTLTERILYYTRRIHAIHEVRGKDGVGATMDSMELEKERGITIQSAATFCSWKDHHINIIDTPGHVDFTIEVERALRVLDGAILILCSVGGVQSQSITVNRQMTRYKVPRIAFINKCDRTGANPYRVTQQLRDKLDLNAIMIQLPIGLESELEGVVDLVSMKAVYFDGEQGDDVRYEEIPDHLKEEAAEKREELLDNVSMFSDELMEAILEEREPTEEMIHDAIRKGVLSLELTPVMIGSAYKNKGVQPLLDAVNAYLPCPTEVENTALDLDRDEAEVTVSNDPHDPLVALAFKLEDGRYGQLTYIRTYQGTINKGDTIINTRTGKKTKVGRLVRMHADQMEEIEGTSAGDIVALFGVDCASGDTFCSEDINWSMSSMHVPNPVISLAITPVDNKAQANLSKALNRFCKEDPTFRSFVDHETGETIISGMGELHLEVYIERMKREYKAEVEVGAPRVAYREAITQRADFDYTHKKQTGGSGQFGRVAGYMEPLEEGEYEFVDEIVGGVIPREYIPSCDKGFQASMEKGPLTGSPITGIRVVINDGSFHSVDSSDMAFQQAAKGAFKQGFQKAGPIIMEPIMKVAVEGPSEFQGAVMGSLNQRRGVIVGTFEEGNYTVVEAEVPLSEMFGYSTTLRSLTQGKAEFTMEFDSYKQVPKSVADELVKKYEEERKNN, encoded by the coding sequence ATGAAGATAAAGGATCTGTCAAAAGTACGAAATATTGGAATCAGTGCCCATATCGACTCGGGTAAGACGACGCTTACAGAGCGGATTCTGTATTATACCCGTCGTATCCATGCCATCCACGAGGTACGTGGCAAGGACGGCGTCGGCGCCACCATGGATTCCATGGAGCTCGAGAAGGAGCGCGGCATCACCATCCAGTCCGCGGCCACCTTCTGCAGTTGGAAGGATCACCACATCAATATCATCGACACTCCCGGTCACGTGGACTTCACCATCGAGGTGGAACGGGCCCTGCGGGTTCTCGACGGTGCCATTCTCATACTCTGTTCCGTCGGCGGTGTGCAGTCCCAGTCCATTACCGTCAACCGGCAGATGACCCGGTACAAGGTTCCGCGGATCGCCTTTATCAACAAGTGCGACCGCACCGGCGCCAACCCCTACCGCGTCACCCAGCAGCTGCGTGACAAACTCGACCTCAACGCCATCATGATCCAGCTGCCCATCGGCCTGGAGAGTGAGCTCGAAGGTGTGGTCGACCTGGTCTCCATGAAGGCAGTCTATTTCGATGGCGAGCAGGGTGACGATGTCCGCTACGAAGAGATCCCGGATCATCTCAAGGAAGAGGCCGCTGAGAAGCGGGAGGAACTTCTCGACAATGTCTCCATGTTTTCCGATGAACTCATGGAAGCCATTCTGGAAGAGAGGGAACCCACCGAAGAGATGATCCATGACGCTATCCGCAAGGGTGTGCTCAGCCTCGAGCTGACCCCGGTGATGATCGGTTCGGCCTACAAGAACAAGGGTGTACAGCCGCTGCTGGACGCGGTCAACGCCTATCTGCCGTGTCCTACCGAAGTCGAGAACACGGCCCTGGACCTGGACAGGGACGAGGCCGAAGTCACGGTCTCCAATGATCCCCATGATCCGCTGGTGGCCCTGGCCTTCAAGCTTGAAGACGGCAGGTATGGGCAGCTGACCTATATCCGAACCTACCAGGGTACAATCAACAAGGGTGATACCATCATCAACACCCGGACCGGCAAGAAGACCAAGGTCGGCCGGCTTGTTCGTATGCACGCGGATCAGATGGAGGAAATCGAAGGGACCAGCGCCGGTGATATCGTTGCCCTCTTTGGCGTCGACTGTGCCTCCGGTGATACCTTCTGCAGCGAAGATATCAACTGGTCCATGAGCTCCATGCATGTACCCAATCCGGTTATCTCCCTGGCCATCACCCCGGTGGACAACAAGGCTCAGGCCAACCTGTCCAAGGCGCTCAATCGCTTCTGCAAGGAAGATCCCACCTTCCGTTCCTTTGTCGACCATGAGACCGGTGAGACGATCATCTCCGGCATGGGCGAGCTGCACCTGGAAGTGTATATCGAACGGATGAAGCGCGAATATAAGGCCGAGGTCGAGGTCGGAGCCCCCCGGGTCGCCTATCGCGAGGCCATTACCCAGCGGGCGGATTTCGACTACACTCACAAGAAGCAGACCGGTGGTTCAGGTCAGTTCGGCCGGGTGGCAGGCTACATGGAACCGCTGGAAGAGGGCGAGTACGAGTTTGTCGATGAGATCGTCGGTGGTGTCATCCCCAGGGAATACATTCCCTCCTGTGACAAGGGTTTTCAGGCATCCATGGAAAAAGGTCCGCTCACCGGCTCGCCCATCACAGGTATCCGGGTGGTCATCAATGATGGTAGCTTCCATTCGGTGGACTCCTCGGACATGGCCTTCCAGCAGGCGGCCAAAGGCGCCTTCAAGCAGGGCTTCCAGAAAGCCGGCCCCATTATCATGGAGCCGATCATGAAGGTTGCCGTCGAGGGTCCCTCCGAGTTCCAGGGCGCGGTCATGGGCAGCCTGAACCAGCGCCGCGGCGTGATTGTCGGAACCTTCGAGGAAGGCAACTATACCGTGGTCGAGGCTGAGGTGCCGCTCTCGGAGATGTTTGGCTACTCTACCACCCTGCGGTCGCTTACCCAGGGCAAGGCCGAGTTCACCATGGAGTTCGATTCCTACAAGCAGGTGCCCAAGAGCGTGGCCGACGAGTTGGTCAAGAAATACGAAGAAGAACGGAAAAATAATTAA